One genomic window of Bacillota bacterium includes the following:
- a CDS encoding ATP-binding protein, whose protein sequence is MDEVKSIGDILKAKTIIQTLSYDDLEVHICEKCGREIKPVKVMFEQFGHIVYPACKCRIEELERLKEECQQRNRRQQIERLFSTSDLGPRFGECTIDNWIMRPGTEKAYEMVRKYIEAWPEQLHTGEGLVLFGPPGNGKSHLAAACINAVITRGYPAVFQSVTQLMYRINATYRGNEKESESEIINSLIEADLVVLDDIGAEKWTEKVEERLYSIIDGRYWWKRPIIITGNFRTPKELETHIGERAFDRIAETSIFVANMAASYRKEQARARLRREA, encoded by the coding sequence GTGGACGAAGTCAAAAGCATAGGGGATATCCTCAAGGCGAAGACGATTATTCAGACTTTGTCGTACGATGATCTGGAAGTCCATATTTGTGAAAAATGCGGGCGGGAAATTAAGCCTGTAAAAGTTATGTTTGAGCAGTTTGGGCATATTGTCTACCCCGCCTGCAAGTGCCGAATTGAGGAGTTGGAAAGGCTCAAAGAAGAATGCCAACAACGCAATAGGCGTCAACAGATTGAGAGGCTTTTTTCAACGAGCGATCTTGGACCTCGGTTCGGCGAGTGCACAATTGATAACTGGATCATGCGACCGGGGACAGAGAAAGCATATGAAATGGTTCGCAAATATATAGAGGCATGGCCTGAACAATTACATACGGGAGAAGGACTTGTGCTTTTCGGCCCTCCAGGGAATGGGAAGTCTCACCTAGCGGCAGCTTGCATAAATGCGGTTATAACGCGGGGATATCCCGCAGTCTTTCAGTCGGTGACTCAGTTGATGTACAGGATCAATGCAACCTATCGGGGAAATGAGAAAGAGAGTGAGTCAGAGATAATCAATAGCCTTATTGAAGCCGATTTGGTGGTCCTGGACGACATTGGCGCTGAAAAATGGACGGAGAAGGTTGAGGAGCGGTTATATAGCATCATAGATGGCCGTTATTGGTGGAAGAGGCCAATTATCATCACTGGAAACTTTAGGACTCCAAAGGAGTTAGAAACTCATATTGGAGAACGAGCATTTGATCGGATTGCTGAGACTAGCATCTTTGTTGCGAATATGGCCGCGAGCTATCGGAAGGAGCAAGCCCGGGCACGACTGAGGAGGGAAGCATAA
- a CDS encoding YgiT-type zinc finger protein translates to MKCYVCGAEMVKRLRDVELTWKGKDRYVFPDIEAWVCLKCGEEVYEPEDARYMLNEAKRKSEGRTDAETSRCHREKK, encoded by the coding sequence ATGAAGTGCTATGTTTGCGGCGCGGAGATGGTCAAGCGACTGAGGGATGTTGAATTGACATGGAAAGGCAAGGACAGATACGTTTTCCCCGACATCGAAGCGTGGGTGTGTCTGAAATGCGGGGAAGAAGTGTACGAGCCTGAAGATGCTCGTTACATGCTGAACGAGGCCAAAAGAAAGTCGGAGGGACGGACTGATGCGGAAACGTCTAGGTGCCATCGTGAAAAGAAATAG
- a CDS encoding LysM peptidoglycan-binding domain-containing protein, with the protein MTRRRRKKFYSLILAILTCIGIYVSCIQPYPPHPPPGAGDSPLALRLLDVREWHWPTQEYECVPYIVQWDDHSIWTIAAKLYPGQHTGRMVWAIRRASKLEGPDGPVIRPGQVLWIPDPALYGVGRKQKMQLAVGE; encoded by the coding sequence ATGACCCGCCGGCGTCGCAAAAAATTTTACTCTTTAATTCTGGCAATATTAACCTGCATTGGAATCTACGTTAGCTGTATCCAGCCATATCCACCCCACCCTCCCCCGGGGGCTGGGGACTCCCCCCTGGCCCTGCGATTACTCGATGTACGGGAGTGGCACTGGCCAACGCAGGAGTACGAGTGTGTCCCATATATCGTTCAATGGGACGATCACAGCATATGGACCATCGCGGCAAAGCTATATCCGGGTCAGCATACGGGCCGTATGGTGTGGGCTATTAGGCGGGCGAGCAAATTGGAGGGGCCGGACGGACCAGTAATCAGGCCAGGGCAGGTGCTTTGGATACCCGATCCGGCGTTATATGGGGTTGGACGAAAACAGAAGATGCAATTGGCGGTGGGGGAGTAA
- a CDS encoding ASCH domain-containing protein produces MILFKPEHVEPILAGRKTQTRRVGKKRWNVGSIHQARLNYYAKPFARIKILAVRQERLGDISEEDARREGYGSVEEYRKVFERIYGRWVPDEMVWAIDFEVVGS; encoded by the coding sequence GTGATCCTTTTTAAGCCTGAGCATGTAGAGCCAATATTGGCAGGTCGAAAGACACAAACGCGGCGAGTGGGAAAGAAACGTTGGAACGTAGGATCAATACATCAGGCGCGGTTGAATTACTATGCGAAGCCGTTTGCACGCATTAAAATCCTCGCGGTCAGGCAGGAGCGGTTAGGGGATATCAGCGAGGAGGACGCAAGACGCGAGGGGTATGGGTCGGTAGAGGAGTATCGGAAAGTGTTTGAGCGGATCTATGGGCGATGGGTGCCTGACGAGATGGTCTGGGCGATTGATTTTGAGGTGGTGGGATCGTGA